A window of the Arachis duranensis cultivar V14167 chromosome 5, aradu.V14167.gnm2.J7QH, whole genome shotgun sequence genome harbors these coding sequences:
- the LOC107487087 gene encoding LRR receptor-like serine/threonine-protein kinase FEI 1 isoform X3, whose product MNSIAMGICLMKRQWPWLLCVLLLHLMMKKYEAISPDGEVLNNFRLSVASSDGVLLQWRPEDPDPCKWNGVKCDPKTKRVTHLALHSNNFYGTIPSELGNCTELQGIFLQGNYLSGVIPSEIGNLSQLQNLDISSNSLSGNIPASLGRLYNLKYFNVSTNFLVGPIPADGVLANFTGSSFVGNRGLCGVQLNSTCKADGSPGTNIQSNSSDQNQNGKKKYSGRLLISASATVGALLLVALMCFWGCFLYKKFGKTDKISLAMDVSGGASIVMFHGDLPYSSKDIIKKLETLNEEHIIGIGGFGTVYKLAMDDGNVFALKRIVKLNEGFDRFFERELEILGSIKHRHLVNLRGYCNSPTSKLLIYDYLPGGSLDEALHERSEQLDWDSRLNIIMGAAKGLAYLHHDCSPRIIHRDIKSSNILLDGNLDARVSDFGLAKLLEDEESHITTIVAGTFGYLAPEYMQSGRATEKTDVYSFGVLTLEVLSGKRPTDASFIEKGLNIVGWLNFLITENRRREIVDPHCEGIQVESLDALLSVAIQCISSSPEDRPTMHRVVQLLESEVLTPCPSDFYDSE is encoded by the exons ATGAACAGCATTGCTATGGGCATTTGTCTGATGAAACGGCAATGGCCATGGCTTCTTTGTGTTCTGCTGCTACACCTTATGATGAAAAAATACGAAGCAATCAGTCCTGAtg GTGAGGTTCTTAACAACTTCAGGCTATCAGTTGCTAGCTCAGATGGCGTCCTCTTACAATGGAGACCCGAGGATCCTGATCCATGTAAATGGAATGGAGTGAAGTGCGATCCCAAGACCAAAAGAGTTACACATCT CGCTCTTCACAGCAACAACTTCTATGGCACAATTCCATCAGAATTGGGAAACTGCACTGAATTGCAGGGAAT CTTTTTACAGGGTAATTACCTTAGTGGAGTGATTCCAAGTGAAATAGGAAATCTCTCACAGCTCCAAAATTT GGACATATCAAGCAACTCGCTTAGTGGGAATATCCCAGCATCACTTGGGAGGTTGTATAATCTCAAATATTT TAATGTATCTACCAATTTTCTGGTTGGGCCAATACCTGCTGACGGTGTCCTTGCCAATTTTACTGGAAGCTC CTTTGTTGGAAATCGTGGTTTGTGTGGGGTTCAACTCAATTCAACATGTAAAGCTGATGGTTCGCCTGGGACAAATATTCAATCTAATTCTTCAG ACCAAAatcaaaatggaaagaagaaataTTCTGGCAGGCTGCTCATCAGTGCATCAGCAACTGTGGGTGCACTACTTTTGGTGGCACTTATGTGCTTCTGGGGTTGTTTTCTTTATAAGAAATTTGGTAAAACTGACAAAATAAGTCTTGCAATGGATGTTAGTGGAG GTGCATCAATTGTCATGTTCCATGGTGACCTACCGTATTCTTCGAAAGACATTATTAAGAAACTTGAAACTTTAAATGAGGAACACATAATAGGGATAGGGGGGTTTGGAACTGTTTACAAGCTTGCAATGGATGATGGGAATGTATTTGCCTTGAAAAGAATAGTAAAGTTGAATGAGGGCTTTGACCGGTTTTTTGAGAGGGAGCTTGAAATTCTTGGTAGCATCAAACACCGTCATCTAGTGAACTTACGTGGATATTGCAATTCACCTACATCAAAGTTGTTAATATATGACTACCTACCTGGTGGTAGTCTTGACGAAGCTCTTCATG AAAGATCCGAGCAACTTGACTGGGATTCACGCTTGAATATAATTATGGGAGCTGCAAAAGGGCTTGCCTACTTGCATCATGATTGTTCACCTAGGATCATACATCGAGACATAAAATCAAGTAACATTTTGCTTGATGGAAATTTGGATGCCCGAGTCTCTGATTTTGGACTAGCCAAACTTTTGGAGGATGAAGAATCCCACATCACCACGATTGTTGCTGGAACGTTTGGTTATCTAGCTCCTG AGTATATGCAAAGTGGTAGAGCAACTGAGAAGACTGATGTCTATAGTTTTGGTGTGTTGACACTTGAAGTGCTAAGTGGAAAGCGGCCGACAGACGCTTCATTCATTGAAAAGGGTCTCAATATTGTTGGCTGG CTGAATTTTCTTATTACTGAAAATAGGCGGAGGGAAATAGTTGATCCGCATTGCGAAGGGATACAGGTTGAGAGCCTTGACGCCTTGCTCTCTGTGGCTATTCAATGCATTTCGTCGAGTCCAGAGGATCGACCAACGATGCACCGAGTTGTACAGTTGCTTGAATCGGAGGTCTTGACTCCATGCCCAAGTGATTTCTATGACTCCGAGTAG
- the LOC107487087 gene encoding LRR receptor-like serine/threonine-protein kinase FEI 1 isoform X2, with product MNSIAMGICLMKRQWPWLLCVLLLHLMMKKYEAISPDGEVLNNFRLSVASSDGVLLQWRPEDPDPCKWNGVKCDPKTKRVTHLILSRHKLSGSISPDLGKLEHLRVLALHSNNFYGTIPSELGNCTELQGIFLQGNYLSGVIPSEIGNLSQLQNLDISSNSLSGNIPASLGSNVSTNFLVGPIPADGVLANFTGSSFVGNRGLCGVQLNSTCKADGSPGTNIQSNSSDQNQNGKKKYSGRLLISASATVGALLLVALMCFWGCFLYKKFGKTDKISLAMDVSGGASIVMFHGDLPYSSKDIIKKLETLNEEHIIGIGGFGTVYKLAMDDGNVFALKRIVKLNEGFDRFFERELEILGSIKHRHLVNLRGYCNSPTSKLLIYDYLPGGSLDEALHERSEQLDWDSRLNIIMGAAKGLAYLHHDCSPRIIHRDIKSSNILLDGNLDARVSDFGLAKLLEDEESHITTIVAGTFGYLAPEYMQSGRATEKTDVYSFGVLTLEVLSGKRPTDASFIEKGLNIVGWLNFLITENRRREIVDPHCEGIQVESLDALLSVAIQCISSSPEDRPTMHRVVQLLESEVLTPCPSDFYDSE from the exons ATGAACAGCATTGCTATGGGCATTTGTCTGATGAAACGGCAATGGCCATGGCTTCTTTGTGTTCTGCTGCTACACCTTATGATGAAAAAATACGAAGCAATCAGTCCTGAtg GTGAGGTTCTTAACAACTTCAGGCTATCAGTTGCTAGCTCAGATGGCGTCCTCTTACAATGGAGACCCGAGGATCCTGATCCATGTAAATGGAATGGAGTGAAGTGCGATCCCAAGACCAAAAGAGTTACACATCT GATTCTATCTCGCCATAAGTTGAGTGGGTCTATATCTCCTGACCTTGGGAAGCTAGAGCATTTAAGGGTTCT CGCTCTTCACAGCAACAACTTCTATGGCACAATTCCATCAGAATTGGGAAACTGCACTGAATTGCAGGGAAT CTTTTTACAGGGTAATTACCTTAGTGGAGTGATTCCAAGTGAAATAGGAAATCTCTCACAGCTCCAAAATTT GGACATATCAAGCAACTCGCTTAGTGGGAATATCCCAGCATCACTTGGGAG TAATGTATCTACCAATTTTCTGGTTGGGCCAATACCTGCTGACGGTGTCCTTGCCAATTTTACTGGAAGCTC CTTTGTTGGAAATCGTGGTTTGTGTGGGGTTCAACTCAATTCAACATGTAAAGCTGATGGTTCGCCTGGGACAAATATTCAATCTAATTCTTCAG ACCAAAatcaaaatggaaagaagaaataTTCTGGCAGGCTGCTCATCAGTGCATCAGCAACTGTGGGTGCACTACTTTTGGTGGCACTTATGTGCTTCTGGGGTTGTTTTCTTTATAAGAAATTTGGTAAAACTGACAAAATAAGTCTTGCAATGGATGTTAGTGGAG GTGCATCAATTGTCATGTTCCATGGTGACCTACCGTATTCTTCGAAAGACATTATTAAGAAACTTGAAACTTTAAATGAGGAACACATAATAGGGATAGGGGGGTTTGGAACTGTTTACAAGCTTGCAATGGATGATGGGAATGTATTTGCCTTGAAAAGAATAGTAAAGTTGAATGAGGGCTTTGACCGGTTTTTTGAGAGGGAGCTTGAAATTCTTGGTAGCATCAAACACCGTCATCTAGTGAACTTACGTGGATATTGCAATTCACCTACATCAAAGTTGTTAATATATGACTACCTACCTGGTGGTAGTCTTGACGAAGCTCTTCATG AAAGATCCGAGCAACTTGACTGGGATTCACGCTTGAATATAATTATGGGAGCTGCAAAAGGGCTTGCCTACTTGCATCATGATTGTTCACCTAGGATCATACATCGAGACATAAAATCAAGTAACATTTTGCTTGATGGAAATTTGGATGCCCGAGTCTCTGATTTTGGACTAGCCAAACTTTTGGAGGATGAAGAATCCCACATCACCACGATTGTTGCTGGAACGTTTGGTTATCTAGCTCCTG AGTATATGCAAAGTGGTAGAGCAACTGAGAAGACTGATGTCTATAGTTTTGGTGTGTTGACACTTGAAGTGCTAAGTGGAAAGCGGCCGACAGACGCTTCATTCATTGAAAAGGGTCTCAATATTGTTGGCTGG CTGAATTTTCTTATTACTGAAAATAGGCGGAGGGAAATAGTTGATCCGCATTGCGAAGGGATACAGGTTGAGAGCCTTGACGCCTTGCTCTCTGTGGCTATTCAATGCATTTCGTCGAGTCCAGAGGATCGACCAACGATGCACCGAGTTGTACAGTTGCTTGAATCGGAGGTCTTGACTCCATGCCCAAGTGATTTCTATGACTCCGAGTAG
- the LOC107486985 gene encoding putative F-box protein At5g55150, producing MAEIDRWSNLHPDLLYQITEHLYSYHDYIRLRLVCKEWNSKLSSIPNHKRNPWLLLPGTTHDSSLSHILEKEQIYHVMFPDFDINDNLIRGSCHGWLITVVISEGAIRMLNPFTKTHIDLPPVSTFSDVVRYHPDRHGDEYVLVDLYNDVIYNLDAISFHKYEIQKIVISSPPNNDDFMAVAIYKECGKLAVCKLNDKRWTHIPTEQMLTFFQDVIFFQDKIYALDDDTSLYEFDKKVIMDELGKKPRPQLVPLLTSIGGMCEAPPPAKLTMYYTCSMNKYVIGCVDGSLLMIVKHNDWAMEMLHVCNKFDVFKLNKNSKEWSRMHSLEDYAVMIGYNSSVQMFPGKSPYCKRNHIYYTDNQVVLHTLGKPSLQDMGILNLEDTNTNEILPNVEWVCPPTWLLP from the coding sequence ATGGCCGAAATTGATCGATGGTCGAACCTTCATCCTGATCTTCTGTATCAAATCACAGAGCATCTGTATTCCTACCATGATTACATTCGGCTTCGATTGGTTTGTAAGGAATGGAACTCTAAACTTTCGAGCATTCCAAATCATAAAAGAAACCCATGGCTGTTGTTACCTGGCACTACTCACGACTCTTCTTTGAGCCATATTCTTGAAAAGGAGCAGATCTACCATGTTATGTTCCCCGATTTTGATATTAATGACAACCTAATTCGTGGTTCTTGTCATGGATGGTTAATTACTGTTGTGATATCCGAGGGTGCAATACGAATGTTGAATCCTTTTACTAAGACTCACATCGATCTTCCTCCAGTTTCAACTTTTTCAGATGTGGTTCGTTATCACCCTGACCGGCACGGAGATGAATATGTTCTGGTGGATCTTTATAATGATGTGATCTATAATCTTGACGCCATTAGTTTTCATAAGTATGAGATTCAGAAGATTGTGATATCCTCCCCTCCTAACAATGACGACTTCATGGCAGTGGCTATATATAAAGAATGCGGCAAGTTGGCCGTTTGTAAACTGAATGACAAGAGATGGACACATATTCCAACTGAACAGATGTTGACATTTTTTCAAGATGTCATATTTTTCCAAGACAAGATATACGCCTTAGACGATGATACAAGTCTGTATGAGTTTGATAAGAAGGTCATTATGGACGAACTAGGGAAGAAGCCCCGGCCTCAACTAGTACCGCTACTGACCTCCATTGGAGGAATGTGTGAAGCCCCGCCTCCTGCCAAATTGACCATGTACTATACTTGCAGCATGAACAAGTATGTGATTGGTTGTGTTGATGGCAGTTTGTTAATGATAGTTAAACATAATGATTGGGCTATGGAAATGCTACACGTCTGCAATAAATTTGATGTGTTCAAGTTGAACAAGAATTCAAAAGAATGGTCAAGAATGCATAGTTTAGAAGATTATGCAGTAATGATTGGATATAATTCGTCTGTTCAGATGTTTCCTGGCAAATCCCCATATTGCAAGAGAAATCATATATACTACACAGACAACCAAGTGGTGTTGCACACTCTAGGCAAACCCAGCCTGCAAGATATGGGCATCTTAAACTTAGAAGATACAAACACCAACGAAATACTACCAAATGTGGAATGGGTGTGTCCTCCAACTTGGTTGTTACCCTAA
- the LOC107487087 gene encoding LRR receptor-like serine/threonine-protein kinase FEI 2 isoform X1 — protein MNSIAMGICLMKRQWPWLLCVLLLHLMMKKYEAISPDGEVLNNFRLSVASSDGVLLQWRPEDPDPCKWNGVKCDPKTKRVTHLILSRHKLSGSISPDLGKLEHLRVLALHSNNFYGTIPSELGNCTELQGIFLQGNYLSGVIPSEIGNLSQLQNLDISSNSLSGNIPASLGRLYNLKYFNVSTNFLVGPIPADGVLANFTGSSFVGNRGLCGVQLNSTCKADGSPGTNIQSNSSDQNQNGKKKYSGRLLISASATVGALLLVALMCFWGCFLYKKFGKTDKISLAMDVSGGASIVMFHGDLPYSSKDIIKKLETLNEEHIIGIGGFGTVYKLAMDDGNVFALKRIVKLNEGFDRFFERELEILGSIKHRHLVNLRGYCNSPTSKLLIYDYLPGGSLDEALHERSEQLDWDSRLNIIMGAAKGLAYLHHDCSPRIIHRDIKSSNILLDGNLDARVSDFGLAKLLEDEESHITTIVAGTFGYLAPEYMQSGRATEKTDVYSFGVLTLEVLSGKRPTDASFIEKGLNIVGWLNFLITENRRREIVDPHCEGIQVESLDALLSVAIQCISSSPEDRPTMHRVVQLLESEVLTPCPSDFYDSE, from the exons ATGAACAGCATTGCTATGGGCATTTGTCTGATGAAACGGCAATGGCCATGGCTTCTTTGTGTTCTGCTGCTACACCTTATGATGAAAAAATACGAAGCAATCAGTCCTGAtg GTGAGGTTCTTAACAACTTCAGGCTATCAGTTGCTAGCTCAGATGGCGTCCTCTTACAATGGAGACCCGAGGATCCTGATCCATGTAAATGGAATGGAGTGAAGTGCGATCCCAAGACCAAAAGAGTTACACATCT GATTCTATCTCGCCATAAGTTGAGTGGGTCTATATCTCCTGACCTTGGGAAGCTAGAGCATTTAAGGGTTCT CGCTCTTCACAGCAACAACTTCTATGGCACAATTCCATCAGAATTGGGAAACTGCACTGAATTGCAGGGAAT CTTTTTACAGGGTAATTACCTTAGTGGAGTGATTCCAAGTGAAATAGGAAATCTCTCACAGCTCCAAAATTT GGACATATCAAGCAACTCGCTTAGTGGGAATATCCCAGCATCACTTGGGAGGTTGTATAATCTCAAATATTT TAATGTATCTACCAATTTTCTGGTTGGGCCAATACCTGCTGACGGTGTCCTTGCCAATTTTACTGGAAGCTC CTTTGTTGGAAATCGTGGTTTGTGTGGGGTTCAACTCAATTCAACATGTAAAGCTGATGGTTCGCCTGGGACAAATATTCAATCTAATTCTTCAG ACCAAAatcaaaatggaaagaagaaataTTCTGGCAGGCTGCTCATCAGTGCATCAGCAACTGTGGGTGCACTACTTTTGGTGGCACTTATGTGCTTCTGGGGTTGTTTTCTTTATAAGAAATTTGGTAAAACTGACAAAATAAGTCTTGCAATGGATGTTAGTGGAG GTGCATCAATTGTCATGTTCCATGGTGACCTACCGTATTCTTCGAAAGACATTATTAAGAAACTTGAAACTTTAAATGAGGAACACATAATAGGGATAGGGGGGTTTGGAACTGTTTACAAGCTTGCAATGGATGATGGGAATGTATTTGCCTTGAAAAGAATAGTAAAGTTGAATGAGGGCTTTGACCGGTTTTTTGAGAGGGAGCTTGAAATTCTTGGTAGCATCAAACACCGTCATCTAGTGAACTTACGTGGATATTGCAATTCACCTACATCAAAGTTGTTAATATATGACTACCTACCTGGTGGTAGTCTTGACGAAGCTCTTCATG AAAGATCCGAGCAACTTGACTGGGATTCACGCTTGAATATAATTATGGGAGCTGCAAAAGGGCTTGCCTACTTGCATCATGATTGTTCACCTAGGATCATACATCGAGACATAAAATCAAGTAACATTTTGCTTGATGGAAATTTGGATGCCCGAGTCTCTGATTTTGGACTAGCCAAACTTTTGGAGGATGAAGAATCCCACATCACCACGATTGTTGCTGGAACGTTTGGTTATCTAGCTCCTG AGTATATGCAAAGTGGTAGAGCAACTGAGAAGACTGATGTCTATAGTTTTGGTGTGTTGACACTTGAAGTGCTAAGTGGAAAGCGGCCGACAGACGCTTCATTCATTGAAAAGGGTCTCAATATTGTTGGCTGG CTGAATTTTCTTATTACTGAAAATAGGCGGAGGGAAATAGTTGATCCGCATTGCGAAGGGATACAGGTTGAGAGCCTTGACGCCTTGCTCTCTGTGGCTATTCAATGCATTTCGTCGAGTCCAGAGGATCGACCAACGATGCACCGAGTTGTACAGTTGCTTGAATCGGAGGTCTTGACTCCATGCCCAAGTGATTTCTATGACTCCGAGTAG